Part of the Carassius auratus strain Wakin unplaced genomic scaffold, ASM336829v1 scaf_tig00215213, whole genome shotgun sequence genome, AGACatacttagaggcttttgcatacTCCGATCCAAAACTTCTGAGCTACCGTTCATGAATGTATATGTCTGTGTGCGTACCTTGTCCAGGTCTCTCTGTGTGGCCCCCTCTTTGCGCATGCGTTCTTGCTCTAGTGTCTTGTTGACGTAGTTCTCTTTGCTCTTCTGTAAGGCCTGCGACACACTCTGAATATTCTGCACAGCCTCCAGCGTGGATGCCACCTCCTCCTTTGTCTACAAACCAGAAAGAGCTTTAGTATTACTCTCATCTTTAAAAATTGAAGGTCCACAGTCCTAATTCTCTCGCTTGTCCACAAGCCTTTAATTTATAGAATTTATATTCCACTCTATGAACTAACTTCAAGGATTAGGCTGCCACCCATTCGACTGGTAACTGTTGTGCATTCTgctttatcttaaatatatataaaaaatatatttaaaaaaatcatggttGTATTATTAGTACAGCCTTATATACAgccttatattatatatatatatatatatatatatatatatatatatatatatatatatatattatgtcccATAAccagttaaatgtttttgaaaccaGTCTCTTCTCCTCACCAAAGCTGCAGTActagtaatattgagaaatattatttcaattttaaatagcCGTTTTCTacctaaatatattttcaaatgtaattgaaTTGCTTTGATCagagcagaattttcagcatcattactcctgtcctgtcacatgatctttcagacattattctaatatgctgatttgctgctctgttATGATCAATAATTATTGGTGCTTAATCAttaatataattgcatttttttcctgTGTAATATTTTTCacgattctttgaagaatagaaagctcaaaatggcataatttatgtgaaatagaaaacttttgttacattatacacttttttctcacttttcatcaatttaattgGTCcttgctgaagactggagtaatgatgctgaaaattcagctttgaatcacaggaataaattatattttaaaacatatttaaaaagttattttaaactgaaataatatttcacactattcgtgtttttattaataaaaaaataaaaaaatcttaataatccCACATTTTTGACTGGATATGATTTATAGTACGCTAACCATTCATTTTCACAATGATGATAAACTTGGATATTTGAGAAAGTCtacatcatttaaataaactgaaatggaTCAGCAGACagcttaaaatgtcaaattacatttGCAGATATTTCAGAATTGATTTAACAAAGTACCTACAGATGCTCAATGAAATATGAAGTATGCAACATACTGAAGAAATCAGGCCATGACTGAAAAAGAGCCATCAGGTTTCTGTTTGTGCAAATTGTACACATATTTAATATGTGCAAATATGCATAAGtttacaaagcaaaacaaaaagcgTGAGAAGGAAAAATACTGAGAAGATAAACCCAGCTGGCCTGTCTTGTCACTCCAAGACTCCTGACCACCTGACCGTACACACAGAGAAGCTCATGCAAATCTGTTTCCTGTTTAATCACAGCACCTGGCTGATGTTCTCTGATGCGTTAAAAATGAGCTTCTGCTGTAGCTGCAAGATATCAAACACCCTTTCTATGCAcattaattaatgatttaattactaatataaatcatactaattattaatataaatcaaaattaccctaaagaaatatatatttatctccaTTCATAAGTTTGAATAATAAACATTTCTAAGTAAATATTTaagcaataataattaataaataataataataataataataataataataatattacctaGAGATTACTAATACcaccattaatatatttttttaattttctcaaaaaaataaaataaatcctcaAGATCTCACCTTATTTTGACATAAATctacaaattattaatattacaagtATTATTCTGACTCCAAGATTCATTTTTAGAAGTTTTAATGGGAGGATGAGGACCATATCAATAGTGGGACATTCTGTACACGAgaccattattattaataagcaattatatatgtttttgaaagatggaTATGGGTTTTATCTTTATTTAGTGATTTCATAGCAGACCTCTGACCTTTTTTAAGGAACGAAAAGTGTACCGCAGACTCATTTAGCTGAGAAATTGGGTTCATACTTCGCTATGCGGCATGTTACGAGCAAACTTACATGGATATTAATCAAACACCAAAGATGACGGCAGCTCCCATACCTTCTTATGATTTTTGGCTTGTTCCTCCACATATTTCTGGACTTCCTTGATGAGCTCTTGAAGTTTGCGGACCAGCTCCATGTGACACGCTGCCAGTTTTTCGGTGGACTGTTTAAACACATCCCACACCGGCGCAAACGTCCTGTGGAACAAATGGCTGGTTCATTTTCTTCTCTAGGCATAATACTCCACACACATTGTACAAATAAAACATGATTTGTGATTTAACACCAAGGTGTGTTTATTCTCTCGATATCAGATTTATCCTCTGGTCCTGCTGTTTTTAATGGAAGGGCTCTGTGCAAGGTTTAATGACACTATAATGTCTGTACTGACAATATGATATGTGAGGGGGGTGCGAAGTTCGTGTTCTGTGGAATAAAGTAAAATACCAGCTTTCATTTTACACAACTGCATCTAGCATATTTCGCAAATAGATATTATACAAACCATGGCTATTTCAGGACCATAACAGCAATAACAATGAGTTAATCTTTCTTCCTGCAGATCTTTTTGAAGTAGCTTATGAAGTTTCGCCTGACTGGCAATATGTCTCACATTAGCAGGGAAAGTACAGCAAGCTTGCCAGAATAAAGTTTATATAGAATAAAGATTCAAAGATTTTCCAGGCAGGTAAGTGTACAGCTGTGTGTATTAATTCTGTTTCCTAGCATGTAATGAGCTTGGGCTTTCATGGATAAAGCCTAGGAGATGTTGAAATGATGTGGGTTTTCCAGctcattataaatacattattgaaaTGAAGTTCATAATGAACCCACTGGGCTTGTGAACCCTTAAGACTCACGCGTACACATCCACACGTACATGTACACGgatgaataaaacaaaagtaggtcagtacacttaaaACGCTGCATATTTagctgcaaaatactatttaaatatgaatcctgcatgttctgcatgtctctgtgtgaatgaatggcacaGACGCATACTAAAGTGTTTAAGCAGTGTTTTCTGATTCCTCAATAAATGAGCATGTGAACAAATTAATATAATCGATAGAACTGCTcatttcatgagcattttacAGTTTATTGTGAGAAAAATTATAGTTATCATATACAAATAGAAACACAGAGGTCTTCacagcaacctgtcaaaataaaagtttgggtttaacttgaagaaactgtgacagaaatatattactatactactactattaataaaactattaaaaatcaaatTACTTATCAGAATTTATttagaagaaaaatgtaaataataaaatgttatgaaataatatacttatatttatttataaaatcaattaattagagatgcttttaaatattacaatttaatgaaACCATTAAAATGCAATCCATAAAATTAATGGAAaacacataatttatattttttgttaaatttttaataaattgctgttaaaTAGTGTATGTTTTATGATGTCAATTAATGATACctgtttttgattaatacaattgaATTTATCAGAGTACGgaaaatttcaaatgtaaaaaaaacctaatttggaaaaataataaaattgtacatAAAACTATAATTTCATAGGACCCCACATACAGTCTTACCCTAGCTGAGAGCAGTTGCTGGCAGTCTTGGCCAGTTTGGTCATTGATCTTGAATACGCCTCTTCTATGGTGGCTCTGTGGCAAAAGGTGAGAAAACCATATGTGAATAATCAATCAAACCCAAAAAATGTCAGGCCATCTAATGCTGATTATTATTTAGAATCCAAATTCCTTTAtgcaacatttagattttactcTCACAAACATTTACACATACTTGCAAACAACAGTAACAATCACTTAAAAGAAAATGGGATGATTTAAAAGAAAAGTGGTGTTATTCCATGCAAGTTGACACTGATACGTCTACATACAGGCAAACAAAGATCTTTGTTTGAAATTAGTTTAGTAATTGTGCCTTCACATGAATTCCACAAAactaaaaaggtttttaaatgtttacaacaAGCAGAAACAAAAGCAGTGCGAGCTCAGCAAACATGTGAACCCATTTAGAACCGTTTAAAAACCCTGAGTAAGTCGGAGTTAAAAGTTTGAGATATCTGAGAGAAGCCTGTAGGTTTTTGGTCACTATGTAATCCCCAAATTGCCACTTGTGTCATTTCATAGTTcggttaatttaattattattctaaaatgtgaaAAGCAAGTAAAAACAGGTGTACAAAAATTTGATCGGCAGTGTATCCCTACAGTCACTTGCCCAgagtcatttgtcttttttttctgtcaaaagaGAAAGATCAATAATAGCAAATTAGCCTGAGCACGGTTTCACCGATAGAGACAACGTCACACGTGTCCAGAAGAGGGAGACAGACACGCTTCATTTGTGGCCAAACCACTCATCATCctccagaaaaaagaaaaaaaaaactcacaatacAATTGCCAAAAGGACATAAATCAAAACTAAGAACTTGTTAAAATGACACAAATAGCATTTCCAATGGCTTGGTATTAGGAATCCGCAAAATTCCTCTGTCAGTCACAGCTCATGAGGTGGTTTAAAACCTCTGCACGTTTTAAATCTTTCAGAGAGTGAATTCTTTCCATTCGTTTAACACAGCACCAACCATTAAAGCAGGTGAAATGTGTGATGGATGGTGAGGCTTATGGAGGAACTGCAACATTCCTGCAAACATTTGGAAGGTTTTAAGAGAGAAGTTTTAAAATAGTTTCCTCTGGAATAGCTGTACTCCCTTGACAGACGTCTTGCTTGTGTGAGACCAGCTAGATTTCTAGCAGAGCTTCACCGCTTGCACAAGTACAAAAACATCTCAAAAACTGTTTGCGACATTTTGCAGGGGATGAGATTAGATCAGGTTTGatgtggtttctgctgttaaatcgACAAAAAGATTTTCTTGTAAAGATTCTAGTGATCAACAGATTTCATAATACTTCACTCACACAGTTATATTTccacaaacacatttacagattttaaagtttttttattgattaatttcgcaacgttttttatttcattatttttttatatatttttaggtcaGTTTTGGTTTTAACAAGTTTTTGTTAGTACTTCAGCTTAGACTTATTTTATTACGGTTAGCCAAACTAATTGTTTTAAAGCTTAAAGTTTtccaagtaatatttttattttatctatagctttatttcaataaatactaACAATTTAAGTTTCAGTTAACACAAATAACACTGCTAACACAATTTTTAGGAAGCTTGACTGTCTGCGTTATGACAGGCTGTCATATATACACTCCGGTCATCCCCTTAAAAACAGCAAGAACAACAACTGAACACACACCAACAGTTTTACCTTTCTCTGATGAAGTCTGAAAGCTCCTTGCTGGAGATCTGGCCATGTTTCATGTTGTGGTAGAGTACATCAAATCCATTGTTTTTATCGCCCTGCCAAGGAAAGCatacaaatgaattaaaaactaCATCACTACATTTTTCCCCCTCAAAAAGGGAAACAACAAGAATCAACATTAAGAAGTCCAAGTCAAGAACTGCACGTCACCACTGGTGCACACATTTGTTTACCACTTTTGGTTTCTCAACAATCATTGCTGTCATGGTCTGAATGGCATCTAGCTGACTCCTTAAAGCAGACTGGTCCACCATGTTCATCCGCGACATGCTTTCGTATCTTTGTCCGTAAGTCAGTGCTGTAAGCTTGGTCTGAATTGTGTAAAGGGTTTCATAGTAACCAAAGCTACAAGTGTCTGAtatcagtgttttaaaaatgcacGCGCTAAACTAATGCATAATTCAGATCTGAAAAGAAGCCGGACACCTCCTGTAATTTTAGAATGATCGAAACACATATTTTAATGCCAGCAGACATAGAGACATCTGCTTTATGTACATGCATTAAAAGAGAGAGTACTTATAAatgcaatacaaacacacacatggtgTGATAAGGGTGTTTCTCTTCTTCTTCCGAAGGTTTTTTTAGTCATCAAATTTTGCCTGATGACTAATGgatataaatagttttaaatatgtacaaatgCTCGGTCCTTCTGTGTCATTTATTGGGTGGCAAAACATGATtggaatttaaaatgcatgtctgtcatttcatattaattttaataataataaggctGTGTTTGCTCAGCACATCTGTTCTGACTGACTATAAATCCAGCTGTCATCCATGCCAGCATGGTACAACAGATATAATCAATCATATGCTCTCCAAGACTTTTTACCCAAGCAAATCATTTACAGTCAATACATCAGATTAATGAAGCAAACCAAAACAAGCTCAATTGTAAGCTATTTTATTAGCATTTCTCAAAAGCCAACTGTGATAATACAGAAATCTGGCACACAACACGAGTTCCACCAGTGATTCAAAGagagaaaattataataattctatCCATAATCATTGTAGTCAtgcactagcattcaaaagtgtgagatgcatttaaaaagacagtaaacacagtaataattatgtaaaaatgtaatttattcctgtgacatcgaatctgaattttcagcatcattccagtCTTACATgccacatgatcctacagaattCACTCTCATTGCTGAATTATTtgctaatatttattattatcatcaatgctgaaaatggttgtgctacttaaagggacaataagtaactttttaggtattttattatctaaaatcaatatttttattcataaatatgccctcaatggtgtacaaatacctattccaatgtttaaactaatcctcgtaaatgaagaatttattatctttatatacatgggacgggtaggtcgacggaggcttccatgtagttccaccatcttgcaaaactataatagcagagagggacaaaaagtactaagccaacgcgtttccacagcgcgttttcggtcagagccagaaacgcaggtgcagagcagtgagaggcgcttgaaactgcaccggcaagtttaaaagtctggattgcattcttattatggaccatacatatgccgcgccacaggagaagaaaacatagtcgccaaaacagtcaaaaatagaacgtaaaaggaaatgtgaccgtagattacagaaaacaagagttaatgtcgggaaagctttttctaggtggaaagagctaatgcttgataaagatttcaaaagagacgctgaagtggccagttttcttctcgacaggtaagtcagtgttacagtctatattataatatttttttttatatctaacaatgcatataattcagaaaatataacgaataaattagacataactactaattacaatatttcatgttttccacagtcagtaattcatactgtaacattcgtttgttagtggtcatgttgcagtttgtttgaaataacacacctgttcacctgaaggaaaactcgacgaagtgctattagaagacatcctgtcaaagctttttggtacatatcgcctaccatagatgcaacgcgcatttgaaaaagcgaggcgctggagagcaaagttagtttgaatgcaaaatacaatttcaccactagatgggagtaattcctacttagtgtccctttaataaTACGACAAAACTGAAATACATGTtcttttcagggttctttgattaaagttcaaaagaatagcatctatttgaaacagaaattgaATGtaccattaaaaatgtctttacaatTGAATGTATACTTGCTGAACCAAAATATTAGAATTTTACTCAATCGTTACTTTTAACAGGTAGCGTACATCAAAGGAAACTATTCATGTCAGCTTTTTAATgccagtttttctttttatattattagggGAAATTGGGGTATTTCAGAGAAAAGCATAACTGATATGATCACTACCTACGCAAAAATCTCTCGTGTTTATATTGTGTAACTTCCACATCAGCTTATTCACACTTGTAATGTGTAATGTAAACGGCGTGAAAAAACAATGACATGCCAGGACGCTACAAATAGACAACCAATCATAAACTGCTtcaaaaagtcacaaaaaaaaagcGTCATATTTTAGAACAAACAATTATCACATTCACTCTCTGGAAAACAACCCATAACGACATCGCTAAAACTATGTCAAATATCTGTGACCTGTTATTAATCCATGACGTGAGCAAAAGAGAAGTTTAGAGAAGTACGATAAACCAGACAAACAGCAGTTGAGGAACAAACATGCAGTGTGAAGTTGCTAAATTCAGCGTACGGTATGGAAATGTCCACTGACTCTGATGTTGTGTGTTATGCTTTcctgtatgtttgtgtttctgcGCGGGGGTTTAAACCACAATTTGGCTCGGGTCAAACTAAACAGAATTCATATTTAAAGCCAAAACACACAAGATAAGACATGAAGGtacacatgtgtgtgtttgagttgaaTGTGCTTGTTCATGCAGCTCACAAACTAGGTGAGGTTCCCAATACAGAGACATATGCAAATATGCAAAGACCCTGAAtgcaaacccacacacacacacacacacacacacacacagtttacttAGCTAATCGCAATGAGGACATTCCATTGActtctgtttttatatacagctaGTTATGAATACGATAACATGACCCACACACCCTAAACCAAACACCTACGGTAACCCTAATAGAAAACGTTCTGcattttcagaattaaaaaaatatatatatatatatcttaaacaaaatatttacaaatgaggaTGCCCCCAAAAgaggttttgtcagatttagctcACTTCTGGGTACAAACTTGACCCCAAAAACATGGTAAAGTAGGTACACGTACACACACTTCTCCTTTCCTGGAAGCTCATATCAAGAATGCCTACTTGGaaatgttgttacatttttaaatattccaCCTTCATAAATCTACTCTCTCATGGTCTTCTGCATATGTCTTTACTTCAGTCTAGCAGCACATTCACCTggagaaattaataataaatccaCCGAATCTGCTGTCTGGGACCCTATTTTTGTATCTCCATATAAATCCATCATGCAAACCAAAATATGCCTTTGGCAGTGGTCCCATCAGGGCACTgcatgatttatatttatttcttgttCATGGCGTGATTAAGGATTTTTCATTCTAGCTTAAGCATTATATTAGTGTTCTCTGATATTACACATTGTATGaggttttaaataatgttttgcatCTCTTTCAATATTCCATGgcctttattatatattttatttcttttttgtttattagAAATACAGTGGTACTTGAAAAATGCATGAATATgtatacaaatatgtaaaaagtaaaaagaaacataatcaaacaaacaaacaaaaaaataattctttatatCATTTGCACAAATTTAGGCACCATCTCAAAGTTCTGCAATTTATCGTGTTTTACCATTACAATACACTCTGTCCCCTAAATAATTGCTTTAAAATAGCTTTAAATCTATTCGTTTTGCAAATGTGTCCTTGTAAGTGAGACGACAACACACAGTCTGGG contains:
- the LOC113094016 gene encoding F-BAR domain only protein 2-like, which encodes MITPYFLENFWGDKNNGFDVLYHNMKHGQISSKELSDFIRERATIEEAYSRSMTKLAKTASNCSQLGTFAPVWDVFKQSTEKLAACHMELVRKLQELIKEVQKYVEEQAKNHKKTKEEVASTLEAVQNIQSVSQALQKSKENYVNKTLEQERMRKEGATQRDLDKAGLKVKKATETYKSYVEKYANAKTEFEQRMTETAQKFQGIEEEHVLRMQEIIHSYCQSVEETHIQIGEVQEEFVKNMENTSVESLIQKLAESKGTGKERPGPIEFEECNVSIATEGANPEKGKPLPYQADGEIKTQIP